In one Grus americana isolate bGruAme1 chromosome 1, bGruAme1.mat, whole genome shotgun sequence genomic region, the following are encoded:
- the GDAP2 gene encoding ganglioside-induced differentiation-associated protein 2, translating to MDPLGAPSQFVDVDSLPGWADAYEAKQLDSHQNPVEKAQLDVRSPFPYRKDINAKIILWKGNVALLNCTAIVNTSNESLTDKNPVSESIFMHAGPDLRDELQKLRGCRTGEAKLTKGFNLAARFIIHTVGPKYKSRYRTAAESSLYSCYRNVLQLAKEQAMCSVGFCVINSLKRCYPLEDATHIALRTVRRFLEIHGATLEKVVFAVSELEEATYQKLLPLYFPRSLEEEIQSLPYLPADIGNAEGEPVVPERQIRITEKPGVPDDASDEEGLEADLSFIGSHAFARMEGDVDKQRRLILQGQLSEAALQKQHQRNYNRWLCQARAEDLSDIASLKALYQTGVDNCGRTVMVVVGRNIPVTLIDMEKALLYFIHVMDHIAAKEYVLVYFHTLTNDYNQLDSNFLKKLYDVVDAKYKRNLKALYFVHPTFRSKVSAWFFTTFTVSGLKDKIHYVESLQQLFTAIPPEQIDLPPFVLEYDARENGPYYSSYPPSPDL from the exons ATGGATCCCTTGGGTGCTCCTTCCCAGTTTGTGGATGTTGACAgtctgccaggctgggctgaTGCCTATGAGGCTAAGCAGCTGGACTCTCACCAAAATCCTGTTGAAAAAGCTCAACTTGATGTTAGATCACCTTTTCCGTACAGGAAAGACATCAATGCAAAAATAATCTTATG GAAAGGAAATGTAGCGTTACTGAACTGCACAGCCATAGTAAATACCAGTAATGAGTCTCTCACTGATAAGAATCCAGTGTCTGAAAGCATATTCATGCATGCTGGGCCTGACCTGAGGGATGAACTCCAGAAGCTCAGAG gGTGCAGGACAGGCGAGGCTAAACTCACCAAAGGATTTAATTTGGCTGCACGTTTCATCATTCACACAGTGGGACCCAAATATAAAAGCCGGTATCGCACAGCAGCCGAGAGTTCTCTGTATAGCTGTTACCGCAATGTTCTGCAGCTCGCAAA GGAACAGGCAATGTGCTCTGTAGGATTTTGCGTCATTAACTCCCTGAAAAGATGCTACCCCTTGGAGGATGCAACCCACATAGCACTGC GCACAGTTAGAAGGTTCTTGGAGATTCATGGAGCCACACTGGAGAAGGTGGTGTTTGCAGTCTCTGAGCTTGAAGAG GCCACTTACCAGAAGTTGCTGCCTCTGTATTTTCCAAGATCATTGGAAGAAGAGATACAATCCTTGCCTTACCTCCCTGCAGATATTGGCAATGCAGAAGGAGAGCCTGTAGTACCAGAGCGGCAGATCAGGATTACTGAAAAGCCGGGTGTTCCGGACG ATGCTTCAGATGAAGAGGGTCTGGAGGCAGATTTGTCTTTCATTGGTTCCCATGCTTTTGCCCGCATGGAGGGAGACGTTGATAAACAGAGACGCCTCATCCTTCAGGGACAGTTGTCAGAGGCAGCACTGCAAAAACAGCATCAGAGGAA TTATAATCGCTGGCTGTGTCAGGCAAGAGCTGAAGACCTTTCTGATATTGCTTCTCTTAAAGCCTTGTACCAGACAG GTGTAGATAACTGTGGCCGCACAGTGATGGTGGTGGTTGGAAGGAATATCCCTGTAACATTGATAGACATGGAAAAG gctcttctgtatttcatcCACGTCATGGATCATATTGCAGCCAAGGAGTATGTCCTGGTGTACTTCCATACGCTCACAAATGATTACAATCAACTAGACTCTAATTTCTTGAAGAAACTCTATGATGTTGTTGATGCCAA GTACAAGAGGAACTTGAAGGCACTGTATTTTGTCCACCCAACATTTCGTTCAAAG gtcTCGGCATGGTTTTTCACAACCTTTACAGTCTCAGGGCTAAAGGACAAAATCCACTATGTGGAAAGCCTTCAGCAGTTATTCACAGCCATACCCCCAGAACAGATTGATCTCCCCCCTTTCGTCCTCGAGTATGATGCCAGG GAAAATGGGCCTTACTATTCTTCTTATCCTCCGTCCCCTGACTTGTGA